From Amphritea atlantica, a single genomic window includes:
- a CDS encoding glutathione S-transferase family protein, whose translation MIKVYGGVYSRASMVMCVLETLGIAYENIPMAPRSEPTRTPEYLALNPTGKLPALVDGDLVLWESQAILFYLARKYGDGLLWVDTLEQEADLYRWSLFISNQLEVPALDMLLAVKYAQGEPDHSFIAAQQQILERFLPVLEVHLRDREYLAGGKLTVADFHGAAVIAWPKAAGFDYSAYPAIDRWVSRIQALPAQDKVRQQA comes from the coding sequence ATGATTAAGGTTTATGGCGGGGTTTATTCCCGCGCCAGCATGGTGATGTGTGTTCTTGAAACACTGGGAATCGCATATGAAAACATTCCCATGGCTCCCCGCAGTGAGCCGACCCGCACGCCAGAATACCTGGCTCTGAATCCGACCGGTAAGTTACCAGCGCTGGTGGATGGTGATCTGGTGCTGTGGGAGAGTCAGGCGATTTTATTCTATCTGGCGCGTAAATATGGTGATGGCCTGCTGTGGGTCGATACCCTCGAGCAGGAGGCGGATCTGTACCGCTGGAGCCTGTTTATCAGTAATCAGCTTGAGGTGCCGGCACTGGATATGTTGCTGGCAGTTAAATATGCTCAGGGCGAACCCGATCACTCATTTATCGCTGCTCAGCAGCAGATTCTGGAACGTTTTTTACCGGTGCTGGAGGTTCATCTACGGGACCGTGAGTATCTTGCGGGCGGTAAACTGACGGTAGCCGATTTTCATGGTGCTGCGGTGATCGCCTGGCCGAAAGCTGCGGGTTTTGATTATTCCGCGTATCCCGCAATAGACCGCTGGGTTAGCCGTATTCAGGCGCTGCCGGCTCAGGATAAGGTACGTCAGCAGGCATAG
- a CDS encoding co-chaperone GroES, translating into MKIRPLHDRVVVRRKEEEATTASGIVLPGSAAEKPNQGEVLAVGTGRITSTGEVQALAVKVGDTVLFGQYAGSNTVKIDGEELLIMNESDIYGVLES; encoded by the coding sequence ATGAAAATTCGTCCACTTCACGACCGTGTGGTTGTTCGCCGTAAAGAAGAAGAAGCAACGACTGCCAGTGGTATCGTGCTGCCAGGTTCTGCTGCTGAAAAGCCTAACCAGGGTGAAGTTCTCGCTGTAGGTACTGGTCGTATTACCAGCACCGGTGAAGTTCAGGCACTGGCTGTTAAGGTTGGTGACACTGTACTGTTTGGTCAGTATGCCGGTTCTAACACCGTTAAAATTGATGGTGAAGAGCTGCTGATCATGAATGAAAGCGATATATACGGTGTGCTGGAAAGCTGA
- the groL gene encoding chaperonin GroEL (60 kDa chaperone family; promotes refolding of misfolded polypeptides especially under stressful conditions; forms two stacked rings of heptamers to form a barrel-shaped 14mer; ends can be capped by GroES; misfolded proteins enter the barrel where they are refolded when GroES binds) has translation MAKEVLFGNDARVRMLAGVNILADAVKTTLGPKGRNVVLDKAFGAPTVTKDGVSVAKEIELEDKFENMGAQMVKEVASQANDVAGDGTTTATVLAQAIVNEGLKSVAAGMNPMDLKRGIDKASAAVVEQLRAMAVPCADSKAIAQVGTISANSDTQVGDIIAEAMNKVGKEGVITVEEGSGLENELDVVEGMQFDRGYLSPYFINNQESMSVDLENPYMLIVDKKVSSIRDLLPILEQVAKTSRPLLIIAEDVEGEALATLVVNNMRGIVKVAAVKAPGFGDRRKAMLEDIAILTGGTVISEEVGLSLETATLEQLGQAKRVNITKENTTVVDGVGEHTAIESRVSQIRAQIEETSSDYDREKLQERVAKLAGGVAVIKVGAATEVEMKEKKARVEDALHATRAAVEEGVVPGGGVALIRAMDKVGALQGDNHDQTVGIELAFRALEAPLRQIVGNAGDEGSVIVANIREKGEGNYGYNAATGEYGDMIEMGILDPAKVTRSALQAAASVAGLMITTEAMIADKPSEGGSGMPDMGGMGGMGGMGGMM, from the coding sequence ATGGCTAAAGAAGTACTGTTTGGTAACGATGCTCGCGTACGTATGCTGGCGGGTGTAAATATTCTGGCTGATGCAGTTAAAACAACTCTGGGGCCAAAAGGCCGTAACGTTGTTCTGGACAAAGCATTCGGCGCTCCTACCGTAACTAAAGACGGCGTATCCGTAGCAAAAGAGATCGAACTGGAAGATAAGTTCGAGAATATGGGCGCGCAGATGGTTAAGGAAGTTGCTTCCCAGGCCAACGATGTTGCCGGTGACGGTACCACGACTGCAACTGTTCTGGCTCAGGCAATTGTTAATGAAGGCCTGAAGTCTGTTGCTGCAGGCATGAACCCAATGGACCTGAAGCGCGGTATCGATAAAGCGTCTGCTGCAGTTGTAGAACAACTGCGCGCGATGGCTGTACCTTGTGCTGACAGCAAGGCTATTGCTCAGGTGGGTACTATCTCTGCTAACTCCGACACCCAGGTGGGTGACATCATTGCTGAAGCGATGAATAAGGTTGGCAAAGAGGGTGTTATCACTGTTGAGGAAGGTTCAGGTCTGGAAAATGAGCTGGACGTGGTAGAGGGTATGCAGTTCGATCGTGGCTACCTGTCTCCTTACTTTATCAACAATCAGGAAAGCATGAGCGTTGATCTTGAAAATCCGTACATGCTGATCGTTGATAAGAAAGTCTCCAGCATCCGTGATCTGCTTCCGATTCTGGAACAGGTTGCTAAAACTTCCCGCCCACTGCTGATTATTGCTGAAGATGTTGAGGGTGAAGCCCTGGCGACTCTGGTTGTTAACAACATGCGCGGTATCGTTAAGGTTGCTGCTGTTAAAGCGCCTGGTTTCGGTGATCGTCGTAAGGCGATGCTGGAAGACATTGCTATTCTGACGGGCGGTACTGTGATCTCTGAAGAGGTTGGTCTGAGCCTTGAAACTGCTACTTTGGAGCAGTTAGGTCAGGCTAAGCGCGTCAACATCACTAAAGAGAATACCACTGTTGTTGATGGTGTAGGCGAGCATACGGCGATCGAATCCCGTGTATCTCAGATACGTGCCCAGATTGAAGAAACTTCTTCTGACTATGATCGTGAAAAATTGCAGGAGCGCGTTGCTAAGCTGGCTGGCGGTGTTGCAGTTATCAAGGTGGGTGCAGCTACTGAAGTTGAGATGAAAGAGAAGAAGGCCCGTGTTGAAGACGCGCTGCACGCAACCCGTGCTGCAGTTGAAGAGGGTGTTGTTCCTGGCGGTGGTGTTGCACTGATCCGCGCAATGGATAAAGTTGGCGCGCTGCAAGGTGATAACCACGATCAGACTGTCGGTATTGAGCTGGCATTCCGTGCCCTTGAGGCGCCTCTGCGTCAGATCGTGGGTAACGCGGGTGATGAAGGTTCAGTTATTGTTGCTAACATCCGTGAAAAGGGTGAAGGTAACTACGGTTATAACGCTGCTACCGGTGAGTACGGCGATATGATCGAAATGGGTATTCTTGATCCGGCTAAAGTAACCCGCTCTGCGCTGCAGGCTGCGGCATCTGTTGCTGGCCTGATGATTACTACCGAAGCGATGATCGCTGATAAGCCATCTGAAGGTGGTTCTGGCATGCCTGATATGGGTGGCATGGGTGGTATGGGCGGTATGGGCGGCATGATGTAA
- the thpR gene encoding RNA 2',3'-cyclic phosphodiesterase, whose translation MDIRAFFALALPGSVARWLADYADTLCQFDKQIEVNWVDAESYHLTLCFLGEISLEQIDQLEEIARNKLAEARSFQVRINTAEYYPVSNQLAVIAAMSQEDEELSGLNRAMMEIALEAGIEFKEEDFKPHITLGRLPARNQFEAPEEWPSLDLFSLADSVILFQSKPGERGSIYTPLFTIPLQDMA comes from the coding sequence ATGGATATTCGTGCGTTTTTTGCGCTGGCCCTGCCGGGTTCTGTGGCCCGATGGTTGGCAGATTACGCTGATACCCTGTGTCAGTTTGACAAGCAGATAGAAGTAAACTGGGTTGATGCTGAATCTTATCATCTGACGCTGTGCTTTCTGGGTGAGATCTCGCTGGAACAGATTGATCAGCTGGAGGAGATCGCACGTAATAAGCTGGCTGAGGCCCGCTCATTTCAGGTGCGTATCAATACGGCAGAATATTACCCGGTGAGTAATCAACTCGCGGTCATTGCCGCCATGAGTCAGGAAGATGAGGAGTTGAGTGGCCTTAACCGGGCGATGATGGAGATCGCTTTAGAGGCGGGTATAGAGTTTAAAGAAGAAGATTTTAAACCCCATATTACACTCGGTCGGCTGCCTGCCAGAAACCAGTTTGAAGCGCCCGAAGAGTGGCCATCACTGGACCTCTTCAGTCTGGCTGATTCGGTGATTCTGTTCCAGAGTAAGCCGGGTGAGCGCGGCTCGATCTATACGCCGCTGTTTACAATTCCCTTGCAGGATATGGCCTGA